In Sparus aurata chromosome 2, fSpaAur1.1, whole genome shotgun sequence, a single genomic region encodes these proteins:
- the fam118b gene encoding protein FAM118B, giving the protein MASVVAVKRPAADSQDADSNAKKPRKLLPSLKTKRAPELVLVIGTGVSSAVAPQVPALRSWKGLIQALLDAANDFDLLEEEESRRFQKHMQEDKNLVHVAHDLIQKLSPRTGNVRSTFFKDCLYEVFDDLECKMEHAGKHLLRSVLQLMESGALVLTTNFDNLLEIYAAHQGTKLESLDLTDEKKVLEWAQEKRRLSVLHIHGVYTNPSGIVLHPAGYQNVLRNTEVMREIQKLYETKSFVFLGCGRTVDDTTFQALFLEAVKHKSDLEHFMLVRREDVGEFKKLRDNMLDKGIKVISYGDEYGDLPEYFERLANEICNRDVSTNGWGSPSQNGEEQQNGFTTQKSLLQDYHS; this is encoded by the exons ATGGCCTCTGTTGTTGCAGTGAAGAGACCTGCGGCTGACTCTCAGGATGCAGACTCGAATGCAAAAAAGCCCAG GAAACTGCTGCCCAGCCTGAAGACCAAGCGAGCCCCTGAGCTGGTCCTTGTGATTGGCACCGGGGTAAGCTCTGCAGTGGCCCCTCAGGTCCCTGCGCTCCGCTCCTGGAAGGGCCTCATCCAGGCCTTGCTCGATGCAGCCAATGACTTTGACCTGCTAGAAGAGGAGGAAAGTCGGCGTTTCCAGAAGCACATGCAGGAAGATAAGAATTTGGTGCATGTGGCCCATGACCTCATTCAGAAACTTTCCCCG CGAACTGGCAATGTACGATCCACATTCTTCAAGGACTGTCTGTACGAGGTGTTTGACGACTTGGAGTGCAAGATGGAGCATGCAGGCAAACATCTACTGCGCTCGGTACTACAGTTAATGGAGAGTGGTGCACTGGTCCTCACTACTAACTTTGACAACCTGTTGGAGATCTATGCGGCTCACCAGGGCACCAAGCTGGAGTCTTTGGACCTAACAGATGAGAAGAAG gtGTTGGAGTGGGCTCAGGAGAAACGGAGGTTAAGTGTTCTGCATATCCACGGTGTTTACACCAACCCCAGTGGTATTGTACTGCACCCTGCTGGATACCAGAATGTACTGAGGAACACTGAGGTTATG CGTGAGATCCAGAAGCTTTACGAGACCAAATCGTTTGTGTTTCTCGGCTGCGGGCGCACGGTAGACGACACAACCTTCCAGGCTCTGTTCTTGGAGGCGGTCAAACACAAGTCGGACCTGGAACACTTCATGCTTGTGCGGCGGGAGGATGTGGGCGAGTTCAAGAAGCTGCGTGACAACATGCTTGATAAGGGCATCAAGGTCATCTCCTATGGAGACGAGTATGGCGACCTGCCTGAGTACTTCGAGAGGCTGGCGAATGAGATCTGCAACCGTGACGTGTCGACCAACGGCTGGG GGTCCCCTTCACAAAATGGGGAGGAGCAGCAAAACGGCTTTACCACACAGAAAAGCCTCCTTCAAG ACTATCATTCTTGA
- the ilvbl gene encoding 2-hydroxyacyl-CoA lyase 2, whose translation MESFGAIGTVLGCSAGIVVGGLVFAAYKLGLLYQLFHKTETKSPRHGGESVAEVLRAHGVKYVFTLVGGHISPILVACEKMGIRIVDTRHEATAVFAADAVARLSGTVGVAAVTAGPGLTNTVTAVKNAQMAESPLLLMGGAAGTLLQGRGALQDIDQMSLFKPLCKFCASIRTIREIVPTVRKALAIAQSGTPGPVFIEFPIDTLYPFHLVSKEFGVKNPPKGLMGTIVTWYLNNHLLNLFAGAWETRDVSPLPVDIPQATDDQVQKCIELVSRAKKPVILLGSQATLPPTPADDIRKALEDLGIPCFLGGMSRGMLGRDSPIHIRQNRRDALKDADLVLLAGTVCDFRLSYGRVLNRRSKIIAVNRDKTQLLKNSDMFWKPTVAIQGDAGSFLLRLSKGLKGHRCPEEWPQSLKAGDLTKENANRAKADEKTEHHLNPLKVLHCVDELMSEDSIIVADGGDFVGSAAYIMRPRGPLRWLDPGAFGTLGVGGGFALGAKLCRPESEVWIVYGDGSLGYSVAEYDTFTRHKTPVISVVGNDACWSQISREQVPILGSNVACGLAFTDYHIVADGYGGKGYLVGREDEDRLSDIIKQAQKESREGKAVLLNVMIGKTNFREGSISV comes from the exons atgGAGTCGTTTGGAGCCATTGGCACCGTTCTTGGATGCTCTGCTGGCATCGTGGTGGGAGGGCTAGTATTTGCAGCCTACAAACTTGGATTACTCTACCAGTTGTTTCACAAG ACCGAGACCAAGAGCCCACGGCATGGTGGCGAGAGCGTGGCAGAGGTGCTTCGTGCCCATGGGGTCAAGTACGTTTTCACCCTTGTGGGTGGACACATCTCGCCTATCCTGGTGGCGTGTGAGAAGATGGGCATCCGCATTGTAGACACCAGACATGAGGCCACTGCCGTCTTCGCTGCTGATGCTGTGGCACGACTCTCAG GCACTGTTGGTGTAGCTGCAGTGACTGCTGGCCCAGGCCTCACTAACACAGTGACAGCAGTGAAGAATGCACAGATGGCTGAATCTCCATTGCTGCTCATGGGAGGAGCTGCTGGTACACTACTTCAG GGCAGAGGAGCGCTGCAAGACATTGACCAGATGTCTCTCTTCAAGCCGCTGTGTAAGTTCTGTGCCTCCATCAGGACTATCAGGGAGATTGTGCCTACCGTCAGAAAAGCCCTGGCCATCGCTCAGTCGGGAACTCCTGGTCCTGTTTTCATTGAGTTCCCCATCGATACGCTCTATCCCTTCCACCTTGTCTCCAAAGAGTTTGGAGTGAAGAACCCTCCCAAAGGCCTGATGGGAACAATTGTCACATG GTACCTCAATAATCATCTATTGAACCTATTTGCTGGAGCCTGGGAAACAAGAGATGTGTCTCCGCTCCCTGTTGACATCCCACAAGCCACAGACGATCAG GTACAAAAGTGCATAGAGTTGGTGAGTCGGGCCAAGAAACCTGTTATTCTGCTGGGTAGCCAAGCAACACTACCCCCAACACCTGCTGATGATATCAG GAAGGCATTGGAGGATTTGGGCATCCCCTGCTTTCTAGGGGGCATGTCCCGTGGCATGCTGGGTAGAGACAGTCCCATCCACATCAGACAGAACAGACGAGAtgctctgaaggatgcagacttGGTGCTCTTAGCAG GCACTGTGTGTGACTTCAGGCTCAGCTACGGCAGAGTTCTCAACAGACGCAGTAAGATCATCGCTGTGAACAGAGATAAGacacagctgctgaaaaacTCAGATATGTTCTGGAAACCGACTGTAGCAATTCAGG GGGACGCTGGTTCATTCTTATTGCGGCTTTCCAAAGGCCTGAAGGGCCATCGCTGTCCAGAAGAATGGCCTCAGAGCCTCAAAGCAGGAGATCTGAccaaagaaaatgcaaacag GGCTAAAGCTGATGAGAAAACCGAACACCACTTAAATCCCTTGAAAGTCCTCCACTGTGTGGATGAGCTGATGTCAGAGGACAGCATCATTGTTGCCGATGGGGGCGATTTTGTTGGAAGTGCAGCTTACATAATGAGACCAAGAGGACCTTTGCGTTGGCTAGATCCAG GAGCCTTTGGGACCCTGGGAGTTGGAGGAGGATTTGCCCTGGGGGCAAAACTGTGCCGGCCTGAATCTGAA GTGTGGATAGTCTATGGTGATGGCTCCTTAGGATACAGTGTTGCTGAGTATGACACATTCACTAGACATAAG ACACCAGTTATATCTGTGGTGGGAAATGATGCATGCTGGAGTCAGATATCCAGAGAGCAGGTTCCCATACTCGGCAGCAACGTGGCGTGCGGCCTTGCATTTACAG ATTATCATATAGTGGCAGACGGTTACGGCGGTAAAGGCTACCTTGTTGGGCGTGAGGACGAGGACAGGCtaagtgacatcatcaaacaggCTCAGAAGGAGAGCCGAGAGGGCAAGGCTGTACTTCTGAATGTTATGATAGGGAAGACCAACTTTAGAGAGGGCTCTATTTCTGTATAG